TTCTTTAAAAAAGTCACATCCTTTATTTGTCCTTGAGAATGTGACGCAGGACATTAGAGAAACCTTATCCGATAATCCAAAaaggcaaataaaaaaaaggattagACAAAGACAACCATGCTAGCTCTAACCCATATTTTGTACCAAGTTGTTATTTAACTTATTTATAAGGTTAAATTaagaccaaaaataaaaaaataaaaaaataaagttgctgAGTACAGTTGGCTTACACATTACTCTAAATTTGTGTAATGAATCATCTCtcccaaaatttttttctttttttttcctaaaaaaaaaatgaagtataAATTTAAAAGGTCTACTTATTATTCTTGCTATCAACAATCatcctctcttctcttcttgaTCTTTTGCTAATTGTATTTTATATACTAATTTAGTTTTATCTTCCTTTCATAACTAAAATACTTTGAAAGTGTTTCACAGTGCCAACTTCCGTGCACATTTTTAGAAGCATTCTTGTAGAATCTCTTATTCTTCCTTCCATTATAAGATAAGAAGCGGGAAAGATAAATTTGCCTTATTTTATTTGATGGTTCTTGTTTCTGTCTTTTTTGTTTAGAGCATttgaccataaatttttttttttttttttttttttttttttttttttaaaaaaaaaaccaactaaccATGCTACCTCTAAAGCCTGTAACCCATACTTTGTACCAAGTTGTTATTTATAAGGTTAAATtaagaccccccccccccccaaaaaaaaaaaaaacaaaacaaataaagttGGTGAGTACAGTTGTCATAGAAAAGCCCACGGCTTCTTCTTAACCATGAGCTGTGACTGACTGCGAGGCTAAGTACAATTAACCAAAACTTCCCTTCTCAACTTGCTCCTTTTCAAtccaattttaaataattaggaTCGATAATGATATTCTGTTTTCTAGTGGTGACAAATGGGTTCTGAGAATAGTATAATTCTGTGTATGTTTCCAAAGTTCCTACTATTTTACTTCTTCTTTCGGTTTCCCTTAACAACAAGTATATAATATCATCATCTCTATGCTAGGTTAGTTTGTGTTTGCGGTTTCAAAGCttgggattaaaaaaaattagtggttttaaaatgtgtaattttaaaatataatttaaaaaaatatggttaattatttgataaaattattgtttaatctttaaaatcataatttagtttttaaaataatgtgtttttaaaaaatacatctATTCgcctgtgatttaaaaaaactgttttttttcttctactttttaaaattacaattttttttttttttaagacacgcccaaatgagatattttttataatttaatttaaaatcacacttttaatCTGCGAAATTGTACTGACCGACTCCTAAACTCTTATCATTTCgtgtcagattttttttttttggttgaaaagaaaataatattttaattttggtttaaattttttttttcctaacatgGTATTTATGCTCCAAAAATTCATGAATTTCGGATGATGGACCATTTTATTGTTTCACATAAATTAGGTAATTTTATCAAGATAAACTTATGGAGATTGTAAGAGTTTTGACCAGATGcttttaaccaaaaagaaatgttacatgCACTTTCAAGTGCATATTATTTGATGTGTGagtgaaaattaatttaataataattttcacttGGAAGTTGATATAACATTTATCTTAACCAAATATACCATAAATCTTAACATTCACATCTAGCCTTTTTAAATGAATTCTCAGTGTTGGCatcatgtattttattttattttttaaaaataaaaaatataaaaaaatctggCATCATTATCCTAATTCTATTCAAATGCACCCCTCGCGCAATTTATGGGTTATGatcttctcaaattatctgtctgaatttgaaagaattcggaCAGATagattgtgagagactacttatagattcatctgaccaaataaaaattagactgcCCAATCACTTATCCAGTCAGGTAGGTCCTATAAATAGTTTTTCATAATCACCTGtcagaattttttcaaattcaaatagataGTTTGAGAGGATCCAGTCATCTAGATCCATTGCCTTATAGCCTTAAATTAATTACCTtctacattaattattttccttcttctccaagaaaaaataaatcataaaccGTGGTCGGCTGAAAATTCAAggctcaaaaacaaaaaaaaaaaaaagcaaaaaagcaaaaaagggCAGTTTCCGGTATCCGGTTTCTGGTACTGTAGATGCTGAGGTGGCGGTTGGAACCCGTGGCCTGAATGACCGGTTTTGGAGAAAGATACATTGCATTTTGCATGTTGACAAAGGCAGCGATGTTCCTGAACGAGCCTCTGAGAGCGACACCTATTCTTTCGCTTTTcagaatatataatatataaacatTTTGCCGTTGCACACACAAGGACATGCCCATCCGTCGTTGAGTCCCAAAAAAACTCaatttcgtcttcttcttctcctttttgcCCTACTGGTTGGGGTTTCAAATGCTCTTGAGCCTCCTTGTTGTGATAATAATTAAGCTTCTTTTTTGTCTGAGTTGTGGGTTTTGCTCGAAGGCGCGGTCTGGATTCGGATTTTTGTGGATTAATAATAGTCTTTGCTCATGCCGACCCTCCTCAACTACCGTGGTAAGCTTTTCTGGGTGTTTgctgttttctttgtttgatcTTTTGTTTATTTGCTGGTGCTAGATTGATTCTTGGTCGATTTGGCTTGATGGgcattctttatttttgtttgattttaatgGGTTAGTGCTGCTTCCTCGTCTGGTTTGCGCGTATTTTCGATAAGAATCATTTGGATTATCAATGATCTGTAGATAATATGGTTTGGATGTATAATTGCAAATTGAAGCACAAAATACTTATGATTAAACCCGCTTCATCCTTTggggatctctctctctctctctttctctttgggAGTCCTTCCCTTATGGAAACACCAAATACGAGATTTTTAGGTACAGCAAGAgggattttttttaagcaaactTTGACGTCTATGGTACATTACACTTAGATTAAATGATAGATCCTTGTTCAATTCTCTTTGTAAAATATCCCCCGGATATCATAATATTCTTGGTGAAGCTTAGATCTTCTTTAGTAATAGCATAGTAGAAACCGTTTTGAGATTTAGCTAGTTTTAAACAATTTTGTGTGCTtgagccaaaaaagaaaaaaagaaaaaaaaaacaaacaaatttgtGTGGATAGTTTTAGCTGATGTTAGTTTTGCCATTGGGTTTTCAGGTGATGATGAATTATATCCTGGCGGTTCTTTTTACTCGAATCCTGTGGATTTGGGTCGCTTGTTCTCAATTGGTTCTCAGGTGGATGTGTACCGCCCTCCTTGCAAGCGGGCTCGGATCAGTGCCCCATTTGTCCTTGGAGGAAATGAGTTTGAGCAGGACAAGAAACCTTCCATTGACGTTCTTCCTGAGGAATGCCTTTTCGAGATATTCAGACGTCTCCCTGAAAGCAAAGAGAGGAGCTCCTGTGCTTGCGTCTCCAAGCGTTGGCTTATGCTTCTGAGTAGTATCCGTGCGGCTGAAATTCACAAGCAGGTGCCGGTTTCTGATAATGTTGATATGGTCACCGATAATGAAGATCAGGATTTTGAAAGTGATGGATACCTTACGAGGTGTTTGGAAGGGAAGAAAGCTACGGATACAAGACTTGCTGCACTTGCAGTTGGAACCAGTGGCCGTGGGGGATTGGGAAAGCTGTCGATCCGAGGAAGCAACTCTCTTCATGGAGTCACCACCCTTGGCCTCTCAGCTGTTGCCAACTGTTGCCCATCTCTCAAGGCTCTTTCCTTGTGGAATATTTCTTCTGTCGGGGATGATGGCCTATCTGAGATAGCAAAAGGATGCCATTtgttggagaagcttgacctttGTGAGTGTCCCTCGATTTCTAACAAGGGTTTGAGTGCAATTGCCAAGAACTGTCCTAATTTGAtttcattgaatattgaatCATGTTCAAAAATTGGGAACGAGGCCTTGCAAGCTATCGGAAGGTTTTGCCCCAAGCTGCAGTCTATCTCTTTGAAAGATTGCCCTCTTGTTAGCGATCATGGAGTATCAAGTCTATTGTCATCAGCTTCTGTGCTGtcaaaggtaaagcttcaggccTTGAACATCACTGACTTCTCCCTTGCCGTGATTGGGCACTATGgcaaagacattacaaatctaGTCCTTAGTGGTCTTCAAAATGTTAGTGAGAAGGGTTTTTGGGTCATGGGTATTGCTCAGGGCCTGCAAAAACTAATGTCAATGATAGTCACTTCTTGTCGGGGTATAACAGATGCGGGTCTTGAAGCCATTGGCAAGGGATGCATCAACCTGAAGCAGATATGCCTTCGCAAGTGCTGCTTTGTGTCCAACGACGGACTGGTAGCTTTTGCCAAAGCGGCAGGATCACTAGAGAGCCTGCAGCTGGAAGAGTGTAACAGGGTTACCCAATTAGGGATTATTGGTGCCATCTCAAACTGTGGAACAAAGTTGAAGTCTCTTACCCTAGTGAAGTGCATGGGAATCAAGGATATGGCTTTGGGATTTCCTTTGCCCTCTCCCTGCACATCTCTTCGATCATTGTCCATACGAAACTGCCCCGGATTTGGTACTGCTAGCCTGGCTATGGTGGGGAAGTTATGCCCTCAGATTCAGCATCTAGACCTGACTGGGCTGTATGGAATAACAGGTGCTGGGCTTCTCCCACTTCTAGAGAGCTCTGAGGCTGGACTTGTTAAGGTAATATTTAGCGGCTGCTTGAATTTGACAGATGAAGTAATTTTGGCCTTGACTAGGCTACATGGGGGAACCCTAGAACTGCTGAATCTTGAGGGATGCAGGAAGATTACTGATGCTAGCTTGGTGGCAGTAGCAGACAATTGCTTGGTACTTAATGATCTAGATTTGTCAAAGTGTGGAATCACAGATTCTGgcatcaaaatattttctcgTGCCGAGCAGCTCAATTTGCAGGTCCTTTCTTTGTCAGGTTGTTCTGAAGTATCAAACAAGAGCTTTCCTTACCTGGAGAAATTGGGTAAGACCCTGGTGGGGTTGAATCTCCAGCACTGCAACTCAATCAGCAGTAGCACAGTTGAACTGCTCGTGGAGAGCTTGTGGAGATGTGATATTCTCTCCTAATCAGGAATGGACATTACTCTTATTTGCTGGATCGAAGAGGCGGATATGAAGGTGTTGAACCAGATTAGGAAATCCAAGAACTCTGGTTTGACTCGACAAATAGTAGATGATGCATAAAGCTCGTACTCTAAACTCACACGGGTAGCAGCAGCATTCCACATACCTTTTTAGCCTATAAGCAGTGAGGTGCCGGTACCTTAGTGGCTTGGTTGTTTTCCAGGGGACTGTGGCAGATCATTTCtccatcctttttttttgcAGGCTTTCTTGACATGGGAAAGCTTGTTTCAACTATTTAGCTCTCCATTGATGGGAGGCTTCTTTTATGGCGCCATGTTTCCCGAGAATACAGTTACCAAGTCCTGGTTTGAGGTCCTCGCTTCCCGGTTTTGTTTTGCTGGATCTTCTATTCCCAGTGTTTTTAGCTTCTTCACACGTCTTTGATAGTGTTAAGCTTTTTGTTTATTTCCAGTCTCACAGAGTCTGTTGTCAGATTCAGTCTATAAGTTAGTTTCTCGTGTCCTAGTGTTTGGTTGCTTTGGGCAGTTCTAAGCATGAATGCCTCAGATTTATGGGCTGCAGTGGTGGTGGCAGACTCCATTGGGTCTGCCATGACAACCTTGTTGGTTGTTTTTTTGACTTCACACTGTCCTTAGTTTTGCAGGCTTCTCTCCTCTTATGAATTGTACTCGGCAACTACGTTGTTAATTGTATGAAATGGGGCTATTTGCCCTTCTTATTGATATTTATTTCTCTATTGGGGCAAGGAAATGGTATATGTGAGATTTCATTAATAGGCTGTATGACATGAAGTGAACCATGTTTAAAACGTGACAATGTTCTTGAAACAACAATGCTTTCTTTTTGCGCAGAACTTTAACATAAATCAAACACTTTCTCATTAAAACACCTTATTTTACTATGTATAAAACATGCTCTCTTTGGAACTCTTTAACATTGTACGTACGAGCAAAATATGTAGTTTCTCTTTGAAACCCTTGAGATTGGCCTTGTGATGTTCTTGAATATCTTTGAAATCAAAGACTCGCTCAATGGTGTTAAGCCAATCAATGAATACAAA
The Alnus glutinosa chromosome 14, dhAlnGlut1.1, whole genome shotgun sequence genome window above contains:
- the LOC133857076 gene encoding EIN3-binding F-box protein 1-like → MPTLLNYRGDDELYPGGSFYSNPVDLGRLFSIGSQVDVYRPPCKRARISAPFVLGGNEFEQDKKPSIDVLPEECLFEIFRRLPESKERSSCACVSKRWLMLLSSIRAAEIHKQVPVSDNVDMVTDNEDQDFESDGYLTRCLEGKKATDTRLAALAVGTSGRGGLGKLSIRGSNSLHGVTTLGLSAVANCCPSLKALSLWNISSVGDDGLSEIAKGCHLLEKLDLCECPSISNKGLSAIAKNCPNLISLNIESCSKIGNEALQAIGRFCPKLQSISLKDCPLVSDHGVSSLLSSASVLSKVKLQALNITDFSLAVIGHYGKDITNLVLSGLQNVSEKGFWVMGIAQGLQKLMSMIVTSCRGITDAGLEAIGKGCINLKQICLRKCCFVSNDGLVAFAKAAGSLESLQLEECNRVTQLGIIGAISNCGTKLKSLTLVKCMGIKDMALGFPLPSPCTSLRSLSIRNCPGFGTASLAMVGKLCPQIQHLDLTGLYGITGAGLLPLLESSEAGLVKVIFSGCLNLTDEVILALTRLHGGTLELLNLEGCRKITDASLVAVADNCLVLNDLDLSKCGITDSGIKIFSRAEQLNLQVLSLSGCSEVSNKSFPYLEKLGKTLVGLNLQHCNSISSSTVELLVESLWRCDILS